A window of Rhodospirillales bacterium contains these coding sequences:
- a CDS encoding IS5/IS1182 family transposase yields the protein MFCRLKDFRRIATRYDKRADVFLSGVFLAAAVVWWAN from the coding sequence CATGTTCTGTCGTCTCAAGGACTTCCGGCGGATCGCCACCCGTTACGACAAACGCGCCGACGTCTTCCTCTCCGGCGTGTTCTTGGCCGCCGCCGTAGTATGGTGGGCCAATTGA